A stretch of Paludisphaera borealis DNA encodes these proteins:
- a CDS encoding DUF2207 domain-containing protein produces MRRFLVPVALLVAVAVFGSSAPRTMADEGWSIADFNVDVAVGLDAGIDVTETIEADFAFPRHGILREMPIRYAVGMHQYALRFRLLGVDDGADRDYPTSVSYESNLVRIRIGDPDRTVVGRRRYRIRYRVQRAILWEGNHAWENANNAVLRWNATGTEWEVPIAHSRVVVHLPRDLTDDQLTYDAWVGHYGAHGRDFRTHRVDARTIEYETGPLRAREGITVELTMPSDAVAQPGWWQELRWWTVDNFPYIVFPATAAACFLAWFLRGRDLPGTGTIVVGYEPPDGLSPAEVGTLIDERVDMVDISATIIDLAVRGYLKIEEVEAGGWFSSGGEYQFVRLRGPDGLKPFERKLFDKLFGNRQTVMLSDLREKFYPVIGLVKDDLYSGLSRASYFDGNPETVRTSFLVGGIFLTALALALACLIQLVLIDRIFPAPAIVAGLLSAVVVVVASRVMPRKTRKGRIAWERISGLEEYIRRAEVDDIQDQERRGVFERLLPYAIIFGLSNRWGKAFADLYRQPPDWYQPAHGGDFSTWVLVNDLDRSMWMMNRTFPTQPRSTGDGGGGRGAGYGWSSGGFGGGGSSGGGFGGGGGSSW; encoded by the coding sequence GTGAGAAGGTTCCTGGTCCCGGTCGCCTTGCTGGTCGCGGTCGCGGTTTTCGGCTCGTCCGCCCCCCGTACGATGGCCGACGAGGGCTGGTCGATCGCCGATTTCAACGTCGACGTGGCGGTGGGGCTCGACGCCGGCATCGACGTGACCGAGACGATCGAGGCCGACTTCGCGTTCCCGAGGCACGGCATCCTCCGCGAGATGCCGATCCGCTACGCCGTCGGCATGCATCAGTACGCGCTGCGGTTCCGGCTGCTGGGGGTGGACGACGGCGCGGACCGCGACTACCCGACGTCGGTCTCGTACGAGTCGAACCTGGTGCGAATCCGGATCGGCGATCCCGACCGCACGGTCGTCGGCCGCCGTCGCTATCGGATTCGCTATCGCGTTCAGCGGGCGATCCTCTGGGAAGGAAACCACGCCTGGGAGAACGCCAACAACGCGGTGCTACGCTGGAACGCGACGGGGACCGAGTGGGAGGTGCCGATCGCTCATTCGCGGGTGGTCGTCCACCTGCCCCGCGACCTGACCGACGACCAGCTCACCTACGACGCCTGGGTCGGCCACTACGGCGCGCACGGCCGCGATTTCCGGACCCATCGCGTCGACGCCCGGACCATCGAGTACGAGACCGGCCCGCTTCGGGCCCGCGAGGGGATCACCGTCGAGCTGACGATGCCTTCCGACGCGGTCGCCCAGCCGGGATGGTGGCAAGAACTGCGGTGGTGGACCGTCGATAATTTCCCTTACATCGTCTTCCCCGCGACGGCCGCGGCCTGCTTCCTGGCGTGGTTTCTGCGGGGGCGCGACCTGCCGGGGACGGGGACGATCGTGGTCGGCTACGAGCCCCCCGACGGCCTGTCGCCGGCCGAGGTCGGCACGCTGATCGACGAGCGCGTCGATATGGTCGACATCTCGGCCACGATCATCGACCTGGCGGTCCGGGGCTATCTCAAGATCGAGGAGGTCGAGGCCGGCGGCTGGTTCTCCTCGGGGGGTGAATATCAGTTCGTCCGGCTTCGCGGCCCCGACGGACTCAAGCCCTTCGAGCGCAAGCTGTTCGACAAGCTTTTCGGCAATCGCCAGACCGTCATGCTGAGCGACCTCCGGGAGAAGTTCTACCCGGTCATCGGCCTCGTCAAGGACGACCTGTACAGCGGGCTGAGCCGCGCGAGCTACTTCGACGGCAACCCGGAGACGGTCCGGACGAGTTTCCTGGTCGGCGGGATCTTCTTGACGGCGCTGGCCCTGGCCCTGGCGTGTCTGATCCAACTCGTCCTCATCGACCGCATCTTCCCCGCGCCGGCGATCGTCGCGGGGCTTCTCTCGGCGGTGGTGGTCGTCGTCGCCAGCCGCGTCATGCCGCGGAAGACCCGCAAGGGGCGGATCGCCTGGGAGCGGATCTCCGGACTGGAAGAGTACATCCGCCGGGCCGAAGTCGACGACATTCAAGACCAGGAGCGCCGGGGGGTCTTCGAGCGGCTCTTGCCGTACGCGATCATCTTCGGCCTCTCCAATCGCTGGGGCAAGGCGTTCGCCGACCTCTACCGCCAGCCCCCCGACTGGTATCAGCCCGCGCACGGCGGCGACTTCTCAACCTGGGTGCTGGTCAACGACCTCGACCGCTCGATGTGGATGATGAACCGGACGTTCCCCACCCAGCCCCGTTCCACCGGCGACGGCGGCGGCGGCCGAGGGGCCGGCTACGGCTGGTCAAGCGGCGGCTTCGGCGGCGGCGGCTCGTCCGGCGGCGGCTTCGGCGGCGGCGGCGGCAGCTCGTGGTGA
- a CDS encoding LemA family protein has product MWIVGGVVASGLVYLGWTYNRLVELNKRADGAWSDIDVQLKRRWDLVPALVETVKGYARHESGTLEGVVEARSQAERSGSVAQRGESERGLSTAVGRLFAVAEAYPELKAGRNFQDLQKSLVEIENNVQYARRYYNAVIRDLNTLVESFPSSLIASAGGFGPRNYFQIDEAERATPRVGFEPRPGDGAAASERQG; this is encoded by the coding sequence TTGTGGATTGTCGGCGGAGTCGTGGCGTCGGGGCTCGTCTATCTGGGTTGGACGTACAACCGGCTGGTCGAGTTGAACAAGCGGGCCGACGGCGCGTGGAGCGACATCGACGTCCAGCTCAAGCGGCGATGGGACCTGGTTCCGGCCCTGGTCGAGACCGTCAAGGGGTATGCGCGGCACGAGTCGGGGACGCTCGAAGGCGTGGTCGAGGCGCGGTCGCAGGCCGAGCGGTCGGGCTCGGTGGCCCAGCGCGGCGAGAGCGAGCGCGGGCTGTCGACCGCCGTCGGCCGCCTCTTCGCCGTGGCCGAGGCCTATCCCGAGCTGAAGGCCGGCCGCAACTTCCAGGACCTTCAGAAGTCGCTGGTCGAGATCGAGAACAACGTCCAGTACGCGCGGCGGTACTACAACGCCGTGATCCGCGACCTCAATACGCTGGTGGAGAGCTTTCCGTCGTCGCTGATCGCGTCGGCGGGGGGCTTCGGCCCGCGCAACTACTTCCAGATCGACGAGGCCGAGCGCGCGACGCCGCGGGTCGGGTTCGAGCCGAGGCCCGGCGACGGCGCGGCCGCGTCTGAACGGCAGGGCTGA
- a CDS encoding Uma2 family endonuclease — translation MSTSITRPSTDRNLYPDDDGNPMAENTLQFKWIVLVKEGLETVFRDDPNVFVAGDLLWYAQEGNPKIRTAPDAMVVFGRPKGYRGSYMQWEEGGIPPHVVFEILSPGNRGSEMARKFRFYDDLGVEEYYIYDPEDGSLSGWRREGVGRLEEIADMQGYVSPRLGVRFEPGEGSDNLKIYEPDGTPFKTFQEVRDDADAANERADAANHRADAERQRADAERQRAERLAARLRELGESLD, via the coding sequence ATGAGCACGTCGATCACTCGGCCCTCGACCGATCGCAACCTCTACCCCGACGACGACGGGAATCCGATGGCGGAGAACACGCTTCAGTTCAAGTGGATCGTGCTCGTCAAGGAAGGCCTGGAGACGGTCTTCCGCGACGACCCCAACGTCTTCGTGGCCGGAGACCTCCTCTGGTACGCCCAGGAGGGGAACCCCAAGATCCGCACCGCGCCCGACGCCATGGTCGTCTTCGGGCGGCCCAAGGGCTATCGCGGCTCTTACATGCAGTGGGAGGAAGGGGGAATCCCGCCCCACGTCGTGTTCGAGATCCTCTCGCCGGGCAATCGGGGCAGCGAGATGGCGCGGAAGTTCCGCTTCTACGACGACCTGGGCGTCGAGGAGTATTACATCTACGACCCCGAGGACGGCTCGCTGTCCGGCTGGCGGCGCGAGGGCGTCGGGCGGCTGGAAGAGATCGCCGACATGCAAGGCTACGTCAGCCCCCGCCTGGGCGTCCGCTTCGAGCCCGGCGAAGGCTCCGACAACCTCAAGATCTACGAACCGGACGGAACCCCCTTCAAGACCTTTCAAGAAGTCCGCGACGACGCCGACGCCGCGAACGAACGCGCCGACGCCGCGAATCATCGCGCTGACGCCGAACGCCAGCGCGCCGACGCCGAACGCCAGCGCGCCGAACGCCTCGCCGCCAGGCTGCGCGAGCTGGGCGAATCGCTCGATTGA
- a CDS encoding LamG domain-containing protein codes for MTMTVRFRCLFVLSLVIAAHPINAKADDGGTLKAGAFAIDVSPQTFPVIVNGGFLQAKADKVRDPVFARCLVIDDGKARLAIAIVDSCMMPRELIDQAKALTHQKTGIAVDRMLIAATHTHTAPSVMGALGTPVDPAYAAFLPAKIAEGIERAAAALAPAKVGWAAIDDEAHTHCRRWIRRSDRMIEDPFGVRNVRANMHPGHINPDVVGPSGAVDPGLTLLAIQSTSGRPIAVLANYSMHYFGSEPVSADYYGRFAKALARKLGAEAKDDSFVAIMSQGTSGDQQWMDYGKPSSNPGIDAFADQVADTAFRAYQSIKTFDDHPPVAMAQTTLTLRRRTPDAERLKWARAVVDKMGDRVAKSIPEVYAKEAIYLHDEPERTLKLQAIRIGGLGVAAIPDEVYGLTGLKIKARSPLATTMNIELANGSEGYIPPPEQHALGGYTTWPARTAGLEVQAEPKIVDAVLGLLEQVAGQPRRHDVPIASRYAQIVLASRPSAFWRLDEMDGAVAHDATGHEHPAQRTPGVALYLPGPELPGFRVGPRTNRSNHLAGGTIAGKLDVSAEVYAVDFWFWNGVAKDAVLLERSRDKTPGDALGLTLAGRLAFTHGSGKSESALVGKTEIAPKAWHHVALVRQGRGVVVYLDGKPEIQGETDADASGLGSTFTLGDRLEGKLDEVAIYARALTPTEVAEHHKAATDPTGD; via the coding sequence ATGACCATGACGGTCCGCTTCAGGTGCCTGTTTGTTCTCTCGCTTGTGATCGCCGCGCATCCGATCAACGCCAAGGCCGACGACGGCGGGACGTTGAAGGCCGGCGCGTTCGCGATCGACGTCTCGCCCCAGACCTTCCCCGTGATCGTCAACGGCGGCTTCCTCCAGGCCAAGGCCGACAAGGTCCGCGACCCGGTCTTCGCCCGCTGTCTGGTCATCGACGACGGCAAGGCCCGGCTGGCGATCGCGATCGTCGACAGTTGCATGATGCCCCGCGAGCTGATCGACCAGGCCAAGGCGCTCACGCACCAGAAGACCGGCATCGCCGTCGACCGGATGCTGATCGCCGCCACCCACACGCACACCGCGCCCTCGGTGATGGGCGCGCTGGGGACGCCCGTCGATCCGGCCTATGCGGCGTTTTTGCCCGCGAAGATCGCCGAGGGGATCGAGCGGGCCGCCGCCGCCCTCGCGCCGGCGAAGGTCGGCTGGGCCGCGATCGACGACGAGGCCCATACCCACTGTCGGCGCTGGATTCGACGGTCCGATCGGATGATCGAAGACCCGTTCGGCGTTCGCAACGTCCGGGCCAACATGCACCCGGGCCACATCAACCCCGACGTCGTCGGCCCGTCGGGCGCGGTCGATCCGGGGCTCACGCTGCTGGCGATCCAGTCGACCTCGGGCCGGCCGATCGCGGTCCTGGCCAACTACTCGATGCACTACTTCGGCTCGGAGCCGGTCTCGGCCGACTACTACGGCCGGTTCGCCAAGGCGCTCGCCCGCAAGCTCGGCGCAGAGGCTAAAGACGACTCGTTCGTCGCCATCATGTCGCAAGGGACCAGCGGCGACCAGCAGTGGATGGACTACGGCAAACCCAGCAGCAATCCCGGCATCGACGCCTTCGCCGACCAGGTCGCCGACACCGCGTTTCGGGCCTACCAGTCGATCAAGACGTTCGACGACCATCCGCCCGTCGCCATGGCCCAGACCACGCTGACCCTGCGCCGGCGGACGCCCGACGCCGAGCGGCTGAAGTGGGCCCGCGCGGTCGTCGACAAGATGGGCGACCGCGTCGCGAAGAGCATTCCCGAGGTCTACGCCAAGGAGGCGATCTATCTGCACGATGAGCCCGAGCGGACGCTCAAGCTCCAGGCGATCCGCATCGGCGGCCTCGGCGTGGCGGCGATCCCCGACGAGGTCTACGGACTCACCGGCCTGAAGATCAAGGCCCGCAGCCCGCTCGCCACGACGATGAACATCGAGCTGGCCAACGGCTCCGAGGGCTACATCCCGCCCCCCGAGCAGCACGCGCTCGGCGGCTACACCACCTGGCCCGCGCGCACCGCCGGGCTCGAAGTGCAGGCCGAACCGAAGATCGTCGACGCCGTGCTTGGGCTGCTGGAACAGGTCGCCGGCCAGCCGCGGCGCCACGACGTCCCGATCGCCTCGCGGTACGCCCAGATCGTCCTCGCCTCGCGTCCCTCGGCCTTCTGGCGGCTCGACGAGATGGACGGGGCCGTCGCCCACGACGCGACCGGCCACGAGCATCCGGCCCAGAGGACGCCGGGCGTCGCGCTCTATCTGCCAGGCCCCGAGCTGCCGGGCTTCCGCGTCGGTCCCCGAACCAACCGATCCAACCACCTGGCGGGCGGCACGATCGCCGGCAAGCTCGACGTCTCGGCCGAGGTCTACGCCGTCGACTTCTGGTTCTGGAACGGAGTGGCGAAGGACGCCGTCCTGCTGGAGCGGAGCCGCGACAAGACCCCCGGCGACGCCCTCGGCCTGACCCTGGCCGGCCGGCTCGCCTTCACCCACGGCTCCGGCAAGTCCGAATCCGCGCTCGTCGGCAAGACCGAGATCGCCCCCAAGGCCTGGCATCACGTCGCCCTTGTCCGCCAGGGCCGTGGCGTCGTCGTCTACCTCGACGGGAAGCCTGAGATCCAGGGCGAGACCGACGCCGACGCGTCGGGCCTCGGCTCGACGTTCACCCTCGGCGACCGCCTCGAAGGCAAGCTCGACGAGGTCGCGATCTACGCCCGGGCACTGACCCCTACCGAAGTCGCCGAGCACCACAAGGCCGCGACCGACCCGACCGGTGACTGA
- a CDS encoding polyhydroxyalkanoic acid system family protein yields MAQVNMSFEHGQPPEVARENFVKGIEKAHAEHGRWIHKVSWSDDRTSAVLTGPSYEVTMSLDDTHVHARGRVPLAFKLFERPVRRYIEQSLEKET; encoded by the coding sequence ATGGCCCAGGTGAACATGTCGTTCGAGCACGGCCAGCCTCCCGAGGTGGCGCGGGAGAACTTCGTGAAGGGGATCGAGAAGGCCCACGCCGAGCACGGGCGCTGGATTCATAAGGTGTCGTGGTCGGACGACCGGACGTCGGCGGTGCTCACGGGACCGTCGTACGAGGTGACGATGAGTCTGGACGACACGCACGTCCACGCGCGGGGTCGCGTGCCGCTGGCGTTCAAGCTGTTCGAGCGGCCGGTGCGGCGGTACATCGAACAGTCGCTGGAAAAGGAGACGTGA
- a CDS encoding ThuA domain-containing protein: MVRGIGFRVLTGIFAIGLAFGVSTSASAAEKVRVLIIDGQNNHTWKNMTPPMKADLERSGRFDVTVATAPPAKSPKEAWDSFRPDFSKYDVVVSNYNGEAWPKEVQKALEEYVAGGGGLAIIHAANNAFSDWPEYNKMIGLGWRDPKFGDRVTVDDAGQVVRTPKGEGPGSGHGPTHPFTIKVRKPDHPITKGMPAEWLHAKDELYHGQRGPAEHMEILATAYSDKEHKGTETNEPMIWVIPYGKGRVFTTVMGHVMNDDDQAIRCPGFRTVLLRGTEWAATGDVTIPIPDDFPKAGK, from the coding sequence ATGGTTCGAGGGATTGGCTTCCGGGTGCTGACGGGGATCTTCGCCATCGGGCTGGCGTTCGGCGTCTCGACGTCGGCGAGCGCGGCCGAGAAGGTTCGCGTTCTCATCATCGACGGGCAGAACAACCACACCTGGAAGAACATGACGCCGCCGATGAAGGCCGACCTGGAGCGTTCGGGCCGGTTCGACGTGACGGTGGCGACCGCTCCCCCGGCCAAGTCGCCCAAGGAAGCCTGGGATTCGTTCCGCCCCGACTTCAGCAAGTACGACGTCGTCGTTAGCAACTACAATGGCGAAGCCTGGCCCAAAGAGGTTCAGAAGGCGCTTGAGGAGTACGTCGCCGGCGGCGGCGGGCTGGCGATCATCCACGCGGCGAACAACGCGTTCTCCGACTGGCCGGAGTACAACAAGATGATCGGCCTCGGCTGGCGCGACCCCAAGTTCGGCGACCGGGTCACGGTCGACGACGCGGGCCAGGTCGTCCGCACGCCCAAGGGCGAGGGCCCGGGCTCGGGCCACGGCCCCACGCATCCCTTCACGATCAAGGTTCGCAAGCCCGACCACCCGATCACCAAGGGGATGCCCGCCGAGTGGCTCCACGCCAAGGACGAGCTTTACCACGGCCAGCGCGGGCCGGCCGAGCACATGGAGATCCTCGCCACCGCTTATTCCGACAAGGAACACAAGGGGACCGAGACCAATGAGCCGATGATCTGGGTGATCCCCTACGGCAAGGGGCGGGTCTTCACCACGGTGATGGGCCACGTCATGAACGACGACGACCAGGCCATCCGGTGCCCCGGCTTTCGCACGGTGCTGCTCCGAGGGACCGAATGGGCCGCCACCGGCGACGTGACGATCCCCATCCCCGACGACTTCCCCAAGGCCGGCAAGTAA
- a CDS encoding acyltransferase family protein, with product MASPDSEQPMPLDDAAPVVKVAPKPERLLSIDALRGFDMFWIIGGDALVRSLCKWWGTPGAAMFGEQFEHVEWQGFRFYDLIFPLFLFLVGVVIPFSLTKYQTGEHPRSQALQRTARRVVLLFLLGLINGGLLKLDFANLRVAGVLQRIAVCYGIAAVIYLFTKTRTQALIVAGILVGYWAILTFVPAPESHKAGDFSIETNLSGYLDRHFLPGKIFKSYYGFGDNEGLLSTIPAVATALLGVLAGQWLMTARRPGAKAAGLIASGAVSVALGYLWGRDFPIIKILWTSSFVLVAGGFSLMLLGLFYTIIDVWKLRAWSFFFVVIGMNAITIYVAQNIVPFREIAQFFLNGFAHTRYCSDLARPALMAAGVLAAKWLFLYHLYRTKTFLRV from the coding sequence ATGGCCAGCCCCGACAGCGAACAGCCGATGCCGCTCGACGACGCCGCGCCCGTCGTCAAGGTCGCCCCGAAGCCCGAGCGGTTGCTCTCCATTGACGCCCTGCGCGGCTTCGACATGTTCTGGATCATCGGCGGCGACGCCCTCGTGCGTTCCCTCTGCAAATGGTGGGGGACGCCCGGGGCGGCGATGTTCGGCGAGCAGTTCGAGCATGTCGAGTGGCAGGGCTTCCGGTTCTACGACCTGATCTTCCCCCTCTTCCTGTTCCTGGTCGGGGTCGTCATCCCGTTCTCGCTCACCAAGTACCAGACCGGCGAACACCCCCGATCGCAGGCGCTTCAGCGGACGGCGCGGCGGGTGGTTCTGCTGTTCTTGCTGGGGCTGATCAATGGCGGGCTCCTCAAGCTCGATTTCGCCAACCTCCGCGTGGCCGGCGTCTTGCAGCGGATCGCGGTGTGTTACGGGATCGCGGCGGTCATCTACCTGTTCACGAAGACCCGAACCCAGGCGCTGATCGTCGCGGGAATCCTCGTCGGATACTGGGCGATTCTGACGTTCGTACCGGCTCCCGAGTCGCACAAGGCGGGCGATTTCAGCATCGAGACCAACCTCTCCGGCTACCTCGATCGTCATTTCCTGCCCGGCAAGATCTTCAAGAGCTACTACGGCTTCGGCGACAACGAAGGTCTGCTCTCGACCATCCCCGCCGTGGCCACCGCGCTGCTGGGAGTCCTCGCCGGCCAGTGGCTCATGACCGCCCGGCGCCCCGGCGCCAAGGCCGCCGGCCTGATCGCCTCGGGGGCCGTCAGCGTGGCTCTCGGTTACCTCTGGGGGCGCGACTTCCCGATCATCAAGATCCTCTGGACCAGCAGCTTCGTCCTCGTGGCCGGCGGCTTCAGCCTGATGTTGCTGGGCCTCTTCTACACGATCATCGACGTCTGGAAGCTCCGCGCCTGGTCGTTCTTCTTCGTGGTGATCGGGATGAACGCCATCACGATCTACGTCGCGCAGAACATCGTCCCGTTCCGCGAGATCGCGCAGTTCTTCCTAAACGGTTTCGCCCACACCCGATATTGCAGCGACCTCGCCCGCCCCGCGCTCATGGCCGCCGGCGTGCTGGCCGCGAAATGGCTGTTCCTCTATCACCTGTACCGCACCAAGACCTTCCTGCGGGTCTGA
- a CDS encoding IS110 family transposase, which translates to MDIVHDRCAGLDVHKKTVVACVRHINPDGSVASVVHTFGTMTADLLALADWLDAHGVREVAMESTGVYWKPIFHILEGRFDVMLVNAGRLKQVPGRKTDVKDAEWIAQLLQHGLLSPSFIPKPEIRELRDLTRQRTELVRDRAAVANRLQKTLEDANVKLGSVASDVLGASGRAMIRAIIDGQDDPEKLADLAKQRLRGKIPELRRALLGRVTDHHRFVLRLLTDQIDALERLIERLDERIDEAMRPFDEAAGRLQGIPGVGDRAAEVIVGEIGPDVESFPTAGHLCSWAGLCPGNDQSAGKRRSGKTTKGSPWLRSLLVQSAWSASHAKNTAFSICYRRWVPRLGKKKALIAVAHKILVVIWHLLKNGADYRERQLPAPAA; encoded by the coding sequence ATGGACATCGTTCACGATCGCTGCGCCGGGCTCGACGTCCACAAGAAGACCGTCGTCGCCTGCGTCCGCCACATCAACCCCGACGGCTCGGTCGCCTCGGTGGTCCACACCTTCGGCACGATGACCGCGGACTTGCTGGCCCTGGCCGACTGGCTCGACGCCCACGGCGTCCGCGAGGTCGCCATGGAGAGCACGGGCGTCTACTGGAAGCCGATCTTCCACATCCTGGAAGGGCGATTCGACGTGATGCTGGTCAACGCCGGGCGGCTCAAGCAGGTCCCCGGCCGCAAGACCGACGTCAAGGACGCCGAGTGGATCGCCCAGTTGCTCCAGCACGGCCTGCTGTCGCCCAGCTTCATCCCCAAGCCGGAGATCCGCGAGCTTCGCGACCTGACCCGGCAGCGCACCGAGTTGGTCCGCGACCGCGCCGCGGTGGCCAATCGCCTCCAGAAGACGCTGGAGGACGCCAACGTCAAGCTGGGGTCGGTGGCCAGCGACGTCCTGGGGGCCTCGGGGCGCGCCATGATCCGGGCGATCATCGACGGCCAGGACGACCCGGAGAAGCTGGCCGATCTGGCCAAGCAGCGGCTCCGGGGCAAGATCCCCGAGCTGAGGCGGGCGCTGTTGGGCCGGGTCACCGACCACCACCGCTTCGTGCTCCGGCTGCTGACGGATCAGATCGACGCGTTGGAACGCCTGATCGAGCGGCTGGACGAGCGGATCGACGAGGCCATGAGGCCGTTCGACGAGGCGGCGGGCCGGCTCCAGGGGATCCCCGGAGTGGGGGATCGGGCGGCGGAGGTGATCGTGGGGGAGATCGGGCCGGACGTGGAGTCGTTCCCGACCGCGGGCCACCTCTGCTCCTGGGCGGGGCTGTGCCCGGGCAACGACCAAAGCGCCGGCAAACGCCGCAGCGGCAAGACGACCAAGGGGAGTCCGTGGCTGCGTTCGCTCCTGGTGCAGTCGGCGTGGTCGGCCAGCCACGCCAAGAACACCGCCTTCAGCATCTGCTACCGTCGATGGGTCCCACGACTCGGGAAAAAGAAGGCTCTGATCGCCGTGGCGCACAAGATCCTGGTGGTGATCTGGCACCTGCTCAAGAACGGGGCCGACTACCGCGAACGCCAACTACCAGCCCCTGCAGCCTGA